The sequence GCGAGGACGCGAACCGGTGTCGCGGTCGCATCGGACAGGGCGAATTTGCCCAAGTTGCCGCTCGCCTCCGCGCGGTGGGCCGTGACTCCGTCCGGTGCGGCGATCCCGATAAATACCTCGCCGACTGGGTGCCCGTCCTGCGAGTCGGGCCCGGCAACCCCGGTCAGGGATACGCCCCACGTCGCGCCGCACGAGTCCTGCGCACCGGTGGCCATGGCACGCGCGGTGGACGCGGCCACCGGACCGTCGTTCTCCAACTGCTTTTCATCCACCCCGGCCAGAGAATGCTTCAGATCGGTCGCGTAGGTGATAAGCCCGCCGCGCAGTACCTGTGACGCCCCCGGCACGGTGGCCAGAGTGGCAGAGGCCAAGCCGGCGGTTAGCGATTCGCACAACGCCACGGTCTCGCCGCGCTCCCGGAGCGCACTGACAACGTCTCGGGCTAGCTCCTCGGGATCGGATACGTCAGCAGCCATTGAGGGTTAGTTCTCCTTTTTCGAATCGACCAAGTACTGCACACCGGTCACCACCGTGACCAAGACGGCCAACAGCATGACGATGAACGACGGGACGTCCATCCACGCCGGCAGCGGGCACAGATACAGCGCGACGGCGAGTGCCTGCAGGGTCGTCTTCAACTTGCCGCCGCGGGATGCCGGGACCACCTTCCCGTGGCGCAACAGCACCATCCGCCACACCGTGATGCCGAATTCGCGCAGCAGGATCACCACGGTCACCCACACCGGGAGCGCGGAGACGATGTTGAGACAGATGAGCGCGGTGGCCATCAGCGCCTTGTCGGCGATGGGATCGGCGATCTTGCCAAAGTTGGTCACCAGATTCTTCGCACGCGCGATATCGCCGTCAAGCTTGTCGGTGGCCATAAGCAGGACAAAGACGGCGAAACCCCACCAGTCGTGCCCGGTGAGCACCAACCACGCGAAGACCGGGATGAAAAGGATGCGCAGACTGGTCAGCACGTTGGGCACGTTCCAGTTCGAGACCTCTTCCCCGGCGGAGGGGCGGCGGGCAGCACTCGTCGGTGCCGCGGCTGTCACGTCTTCCCTGTCTCGTCCCGAATTAGTCACACCGAACACTCTACCTTCCACCCCCAGTAGGCTCGTTCACCGTGACGTACTTCGTGGTTTCCTATTCCTACCGAGCCGACAATCCTCGCCTCGATGCCCTTCTTTCCCAGCACGACGCCTACGTGCGCGAGCTAGCGTCCGCTGGGCGCATCGTGGCCGCGGGCCCGCTGACTGATTCGGCGGGCGGCACACTCATCATCGTCAAGCTGCCGGCCGATACCTCCGCCGCAGACACGCCCGCCGGCGTGCTGGAGCTGCTAGCCGATGACCCACTGATCAAGGCCGGAGTTGTGACGCAGCGCTGTGTTCGCCGCTGGGAGCCGGCGCGGCTGTAATCCCAGATCTCACCCGCACGCTTAAGCGTCCGGCAGGTCAGCCGCCGTCAGCTCGTCGGCACGCCCGACGTAGTCGCCGGCCTTGGTGCGCACAATCTTGTTGCCGAAATCGTCCCAGTCGTAGTGCGTGCCGGTATTCGAGACGTTGACGCCGCCCTGGGATTCGTCGCGTTTGTCGCGGATGACGGACGCGATGACGGTGATTGCGAGGACGCCGACGATGACCGCGAGCGAGACAAAGGTGGACACCTCTGGCACGGCGACGGACTCACCGCCGTTGATGAACGGCAGGTTGTTTTCGTGCAGCGCGTGCAGCATGAGCTTGACGCCGATAAAGCCCAGGATGATGGCGAGCCCGTACGGCAGGTACACCAGCCGGTCGAGCAGGCCGTCTAAAAGGAAATACATCTGGCGCAAGCCCATCAGCGCGAACGCGTTCGTGGTGAAGACGAGGAAAGCCTCGTTGGTCA is a genomic window of Corynebacterium massiliense DSM 45435 containing:
- a CDS encoding CinA family protein, translated to MAADVSDPEELARDVVSALRERGETVALCESLTAGLASATLATVPGASQVLRGGLITYATDLKHSLAGVDEKQLENDGPVAASTARAMATGAQDSCGATWGVSLTGVAGPDSQDGHPVGEVFIGIAAPDGVTAHRAEASGNLGKFALSDATATPVRVLAGDRATIRRAAVRCAFEALLAAVEGEPGPAAVR
- a CDS encoding YciI family protein — protein: MTYFVVSYSYRADNPRLDALLSQHDAYVRELASAGRIVAAGPLTDSAGGTLIIVKLPADTSAADTPAGVLELLADDPLIKAGVVTQRCVRRWEPARL
- the pgsA gene encoding CDP-diacylglycerol--glycerol-3-phosphate 3-phosphatidyltransferase; translated protein: MTAAAPTSAARRPSAGEEVSNWNVPNVLTSLRILFIPVFAWLVLTGHDWWGFAVFVLLMATDKLDGDIARAKNLVTNFGKIADPIADKALMATALICLNIVSALPVWVTVVILLREFGITVWRMVLLRHGKVVPASRGGKLKTTLQALAVALYLCPLPAWMDVPSFIVMLLAVLVTVVTGVQYLVDSKKEN